The genomic DNA AAAACCAGCCCCGTGAGCCCTTCGGAGGGTTTCATTTCAACTTTCCTTATGGCTGCTGGGTCCAACCCTTCTGTCGCTACCAGAACGAGCCGGTTCTTTTCCTCATCATACAGGTACAAAGAGCAGACATCGGTGTCCATCTCCATCTTTACCAGTGAAACAATGTTGTCTACTGTTTCCCTGAAATCGTGAGAATCACCGATCACACGGGTGATGCGGTCGAGCAGGCCCATCTGCAATTTAACAGAGCTCACGTAGGGTTGTTCCTTTCCGGCGTCATTCTCAGGATATTTTCCACAAAATGAATATCCTGTATTCGATAGCTTCAATATACCTTGAATTGCCTTTCCTTGCCAAGGAAAGGCATGGCGATGCCACTTGTTTTTCGCATCGCCAGTGTCTGGAAAGGGCAGAACGCAGCACGCAGAACGCAGGACGCAGGGCGAAGGGCGCAGAACGACGGACGAAGGGCGTTGAAACCTTCCGATTTGAGGACTGAACAACTGAGCGACCTGGCCAAAAACTGCCATCCGGAACACAGAGCGCAGATTAAATCAAATTAGGCCGGATTTAACAGGGATAAAGGGGATGCAGGGGATAAGAAAAATCTGTAACGGCGTATCGGGGAAAGAGCACAAAGGAAGAAATAAGTCGGTTGTGAAAAGGCATTGGAATCTGGATGTTGGACTGTTTTTTCCTGCACCCTGCACTTTGCACACTGCACTGATTCTCCCATCCCTTTCATCCCCTTCATCACTGTAAAAAGGGCGAATCTCAGATCTCAGATCTCAAAAACCCGAGATCGCTTCACATGGCTGAATTCCAGTCACCCCCACCTCAATCCTCCTATCAGGAATCCGCTTCCGCAATCTTCCTTTCCCTTGAGGGGAAGGGACTGAGGGGCGGGTGAAATCCTATCCTATCTATTCCGAAGTCCCCCTCCATAGGGGGAGGAAGAGTAAGGAATCGGGACTGTTTTAGGGTTCGCCATGACATCTAGCCCGCATTATTCATGATGGTGATGAGATGTGAGCTAACTGTGTGGCAAATATGGATAAATGGGAATGGCACGATAAACCTCGTGAATAGTCCGGGCTAGACACTAGCTGACAGGATGTGCTCCTGCCAACTACAACGCGCCCGCGTCCGAAAAAGAATAATAAGACCGCGCGGCTACGATCACGTGGTCCAGCATCCTTACCCCCATGAGGGAGGATGCCTGGCTTATCCTTTCGGTGAGAAGCCTGTCTTCCAGTGATGGTGTCGGATCTCCCGATGGATGGTTGTGGAGGCATATGATGCTGGGGGCGGACCTGATAACCGCCTGCCTGACCACTTCAGAGGGATGAATATGGACAGTGTTGACGCTTCCCAGGGCACAAAGGTCCTCGGAAAGGATCCTGTTGCGTGTGTTCAAGGTGAGAACCATAAACTGTTCTCTGGGCAAAGAGACCAGCCGGGGACGGAACAGGTCATACACATCTTTGCTGCAGGAGATAGACAGCCCCTCAGCAGGTTCATAAACCAGCTGCTGGAGCAGCTTTGGCAAAGCCAGGATCGCTTCAGCCCTGCGCGGGCCGATGTGCCGCATCCTGAGAAGACTTTGTCTGTCCAGGTGAAGAATATCGCTGATGCCGCAGTGGCGCAGCACCTCCCTGGCCGCCCGGTGGCCTATTATGGGTGAAAGGGTGGTTACTCCCGTCCTGTCATCTTTCCGGGTCATTCATATCCTCCAGTGTGCTGTTAACCCATCAGGATACCGTTAACGAAATGTGCCCTGAATAGACTTTTGTTCGCTCATCCGATATAACGCCATTCAAGATGAGTGCCATAATCCCTAGGTCGTTGATTATTAAGGATGAGATCCCTGTTGTTACCAGTGGTGAGCTGGACGTAGTAGATATCACCGGGGAGATCGGGCAGTCCATCAACAGGTCTGGTATCAGTGATGGGGTGGCCCATCTTTTTGTAGCGGGGGCCACGGCGGCTCTTACCACCATCGAGTACGAACCCGGGGCTGTTGCGGACCTGCAGCAGGCGATTTCAAGGATGGTCCCCATGGAAATGGAGTACGCGCACAATGCCAGATGGGGAGATGGTAATGGGCACTCCCACATAAGAGCGGCTATGCTGGGTCCTGATATCACTGTACCGGTTCGTAACGGAAGTCTTCTGCTGGGAACCTGGCAGCAGATAATCCTGGTTGAGTTCGATACGAGGAGCAGAAACCGGAAAGTCCACCTCACCGTTATGGGGGAAGGTACTCTCAAAGAGGTTTAATATGAAGATCATGGGAACTGATGACCTGAAAGGATTTCTCCGCTTTGCCACGAACCCGCAGAAGCAGACGGAGAATGACCGTATTACTCTAACTGTTCTGGATGTGGAGCAGATCGTGGGGGAAGGCAGGATCGACCCTGTTGAGGGTAAGTCTGAGCAGGCAAGGCGGGTCAAGAGGCCCTTAAGAAAATCATCCCAGGATCCGGCCGGTAACTGGGATCTGGTTCAGGGGGCCTACTGGGTGACCTACAACGAGACAGTTGAGATACCCGATGGAAGTGCCCTTATCCTGCAGCCCCACGAGGAGTTGACGAAAAACGGCTTGTGGCACCCGACCCTGGTGGCCAGGGATTGGGCAGATGTCCCGGGGATCCTTCTTGTGGTCACGGCAAGAGGTGTACGGCTTATGGAAGGTTCGCCGATCTCCACGGGGTTTATTGTTGAGTGAACCGTGAACCGTGAGCCGTAAAACCTGGATACTTAGACACCTAAATACGAGACCATTACTGCAAAGTGTGGGAAACAGTCCACAATGTACTGCCTCGGTAACCTCCTGTTTTTCAATATATTATAGCCCTTTAGCCCCGATTATCACACTCTCTCGTTTAATGCCTTGCCTGAATATCTGGATGCTGATCTTATCCCAGGGTCAAAGGTTCCCTCTGCGTCCCTTTGCCTGTCCCGAGCATGTCGAGGGGCGACCTCTGCGTTTCAGATTTCAACCTGGTTCTTCAGAAGTGAACTTGACTTTATCGCGGGCGTTTGGTATTTGCATTACATCATGAATATCAAAGACCAGTTCAACAGCGCATTCAATGCTAATTGGTGGTGGCACAGGAAAACTCCAGGGGAGCGTCCGTGCCGTTGATCCGGTAATTTGTACCAGATGACTAAACCGCGGGTTCTCTCGAACCCGCGGTTTTTTTTGGGGTCGCGGGTAACGCGGCCCCATTTTTTTCTGGAGGAGATCATGGAACCAGCTGCTCAAGCTTCCGATAAAAGGCTTTCGCTCACAGGCGCGGCCATGGAGCTGTCCTACGACCTTGGCGAAATGCCTCATCTGTACAGGGCACTTTCCGCCTTCGACCCTGTCGCTTTTCTCGAGAGCCGTGAAGGGACCGAGAAGAACGCCAGGTACGGTATTGTCGCCGCGCGGCCTTTGCTGACTGTCACGGGGAAAGGCAGCGATTACGAGGTCGTGGATGATTCGGGTGTGAAAACCGCTCACAGTGTCCGAGACCCTCTGCAGCTGCTTCGTTCATTGCAGCCCGATGTCCATCTGCCGGATATGCTGGACCACTACCGTTATGTCGCAGGGTGGGTGGGATCCCTTGGTTATGAGGTTTGTGAGATGTTTGAAGGGATCGAGCGGGCCCCGGCTGACGATATTGATCTGCCCGATACAATTTTCTACCTGCCCTCCCTGGTGATCCTCAAGGATGCCACGATCCGGCGGCTCACCCTTGTGTGCGTCGAAAGGAGTGAGGCTGCGGCTCGGCAATTGATGGAAGAGGTGTCAAATCTTCTGGCGGAACATCCTCCCGAGGATGCTCCTGTTTTGAACGGTGAGGAGAGGGTAGCTACGACCAGCTTCCCGGAAGCGGATTTTTTAAGCGCGGTATCAGAATCCAGAAGGCTTATTCATGATGGGGAACTGATCCAGGTTGTCCTTTCCAGAAGGTGGGAAGTGGATGGAGCCCCGGATCCGGAAGCTGTTTATGGGGTGCTGTCTGACCTTAACCCATCCCCCTACCATTTCTACCTCAAAATGCCCGGTGGAGTTCTTTTTGGAGCTTCCCCCGAGCTGCTGGTTCGGAAGGAGGACGAGGTCCTTACCGTTCGGCCAATTGCCGGGACAAGACCCAGAGGTTCCAATAAAGAGGAAGATGCTGCTCTTGAAAAAGAGATGATGGAAGACCCCAAAGAGAGGGCCGAGCACACCATGCTGGTTGATCTGGGACGGAACGATCTGGGTCGTGTGTCTGACCCGGGCAGCGTTGAGGTTACCAGGAGGATGCTTGTTGAGCGATATTCTCATGTCATGCACCTTGTTTCAGAGGTCAGGTCGCGAATAGCCGAAGGCAAAGACTCCTTTGATGTGGTTCGGTCCTGCTTTCCGGCCGGGACTGTCTCGGGGGCACCCAAGATCAGGGCCATGCAGATCATAGCTGAACTGGAACCGGTGGTGCGGGGGCCTTACGCGGGAGGCGTGGGATATTTCGATGTGCGCGGCAATATGGATTTCTGCATTACCATAAGGTCTATCTTCTACTCTGGAGGAAAGGCATACATTCAGTCAGGAGCCGGGATCGTCGCCGACTCGGTTCCCGAGCGGGAGCGGGATGAGATCGCCCACAAGGCGGCCGCTATGGTAAGGGCGTTTGGGAAAGTGAGGTTTGAAGAGGAAACCAGGGCGCAGGGCGTAAAACCATCGCGTGGTGCGGAAAGACGGGAGCCAGAAGCCGGGAGCCTGGAGCCGGGAGAAAACCCGACTGAGCGACAGCCTAGGCGAAAAGACTACTGATTAAAATGCAGAAGTCAGAACTCAGGGACGCATCCTTTTATTTTATAAGGTTCTCTACTGGATCCTGACTCCTGGGTACTGGATCCTGATGCGACACAAAGGAGCAATA from bacterium includes the following:
- the radC gene encoding DNA repair protein RadC, producing the protein MTRKDDRTGVTTLSPIIGHRAAREVLRHCGISDILHLDRQSLLRMRHIGPRRAEAILALPKLLQQLVYEPAEGLSISCSKDVYDLFRPRLVSLPREQFMVLTLNTRNRILSEDLCALGSVNTVHIHPSEVVRQAVIRSAPSIICLHNHPSGDPTPSLEDRLLTERISQASSLMGVRMLDHVIVAARSYYSFSDAGAL
- a CDS encoding secondary thiamine-phosphate synthase enzyme YjbQ, with the translated sequence MIKDEIPVVTSGELDVVDITGEIGQSINRSGISDGVAHLFVAGATAALTTIEYEPGAVADLQQAISRMVPMEMEYAHNARWGDGNGHSHIRAAMLGPDITVPVRNGSLLLGTWQQIILVEFDTRSRNRKVHLTVMGEGTLKEV
- a CDS encoding anthranilate synthase component I family protein: MEPAAQASDKRLSLTGAAMELSYDLGEMPHLYRALSAFDPVAFLESREGTEKNARYGIVAARPLLTVTGKGSDYEVVDDSGVKTAHSVRDPLQLLRSLQPDVHLPDMLDHYRYVAGWVGSLGYEVCEMFEGIERAPADDIDLPDTIFYLPSLVILKDATIRRLTLVCVERSEAAARQLMEEVSNLLAEHPPEDAPVLNGEERVATTSFPEADFLSAVSESRRLIHDGELIQVVLSRRWEVDGAPDPEAVYGVLSDLNPSPYHFYLKMPGGVLFGASPELLVRKEDEVLTVRPIAGTRPRGSNKEEDAALEKEMMEDPKERAEHTMLVDLGRNDLGRVSDPGSVEVTRRMLVERYSHVMHLVSEVRSRIAEGKDSFDVVRSCFPAGTVSGAPKIRAMQIIAELEPVVRGPYAGGVGYFDVRGNMDFCITIRSIFYSGGKAYIQSGAGIVADSVPERERDEIAHKAAAMVRAFGKVRFEEETRAQGVKPSRGAERREPEAGSLEPGENPTERQPRRKDY